A genome region from bacterium includes the following:
- a CDS encoding serine hydroxymethyltransferase, whose amino-acid sequence MKAVSGFDPDVYAAIMNEKTRQNTTLEMIASENFVSSAILDAVGCVMTNKYAEGYPGNRYYGGCEFVDVVENIARDRAKELFKCEYANVQPHSGSQANMAVYFSLLQPGDTIMGMNLAHGGHLTHGSPVNFSGKMYKVVAYGVKKETGRIDHDELFKIAREHKPKLIIAGASAYPRFFEYEKFREISNEIGAYLMSDMAHPAGLIAAGIHPSPLPHCDIVTTTTHKTLRGPRSGLILMGKDFENRLGITAPKTGRVKMMSEVIDSMVMPGIQGGPLMHVVAAKAVAFKEALQPSFKEYAKQVVKNAQTLAAELIGLGYDLVSGGTDNHLMLVDLSNKNITGKKAEAVLEHAGITVNKNMVPFDKQSPFVASGIRIGTAALTTRGMKESEMKMIGGFIDRALENPDDDSTLNKIKDEIKEMSKKFPLYSE is encoded by the coding sequence ATGAAAGCGGTTTCCGGTTTTGATCCAGATGTCTACGCTGCGATAATGAATGAAAAAACACGCCAGAATACAACGCTGGAAATGATTGCATCGGAGAATTTCGTAAGCTCAGCTATACTAGATGCTGTTGGATGTGTCATGACTAATAAATATGCTGAAGGATACCCTGGGAACCGTTATTACGGAGGATGCGAATTTGTTGATGTTGTTGAGAATATTGCGCGAGACCGTGCAAAAGAATTATTTAAATGCGAATACGCTAATGTACAACCGCATTCAGGAAGCCAGGCCAATATGGCGGTATACTTTAGTTTGCTTCAGCCGGGCGACACGATCATGGGAATGAATCTCGCTCATGGAGGACATTTGACTCATGGAAGTCCTGTAAACTTCTCTGGAAAAATGTATAAGGTCGTCGCCTATGGTGTCAAAAAAGAAACCGGAAGGATTGATCACGATGAATTATTTAAGATTGCACGTGAGCACAAACCTAAATTGATTATCGCCGGTGCAAGCGCTTATCCACGATTTTTTGAGTATGAGAAATTCCGCGAAATTTCCAATGAAATTGGCGCGTATTTGATGTCGGACATGGCACATCCTGCTGGCCTTATTGCAGCGGGAATTCATCCAAGTCCGTTACCGCATTGTGATATTGTGACGACAACAACGCATAAGACGTTACGGGGACCGCGTTCCGGGTTAATTCTGATGGGAAAAGATTTTGAAAACCGACTTGGAATTACCGCACCGAAAACCGGTCGAGTGAAAATGATGTCGGAAGTGATTGATAGTATGGTCATGCCTGGAATTCAAGGTGGGCCTTTGATGCACGTTGTTGCCGCCAAAGCTGTTGCGTTCAAAGAGGCACTCCAACCTTCATTTAAAGAATATGCGAAACAGGTCGTCAAGAACGCTCAAACTCTTGCGGCAGAATTGATCGGTTTGGGTTATGATCTTGTTTCAGGTGGAACCGACAATCATTTAATGCTTGTGGATTTGTCGAATAAAAACATTACCGGTAAAAAAGCAGAAGCTGTGCTGGAACATGCCGGCATCACTGTCAATAAAAATATGGTGCCTTTTGATAAACAAAGTCCGTTCGTGGCGAGCGGTATTCGTATCGGCACGGCCGCTTTGACGACACGCGGTATGAAAGAATCTGAAATGAAAATGATCGGAGGATTTATCGACCGTGCATTAGAAAATCCTGACGACGATTCAACGCTCAATAAGATCAAGGATGAAATCAAAGAAATGTCGAAGAAGTTTCCATTGTATTCCGAATAA